In Benincasa hispida cultivar B227 chromosome 8, ASM972705v1, whole genome shotgun sequence, the sequence AATGAAGTGAATGGTTTGGAATGAAGTGTATGgttatatttatagaaaaaaaaataattctaatcCTAAATTATTTGGCATTCCATAGTAGATagattatattttctttttgaatgacactttatctaattaagaaatctattcttttaaaaatcaataattaaagtagtagataaattAGATTTCCTTTTGAATAAAGCATTTTTTCTAATTagaaaattcatattttaattaattagaaaatccaCAATCTAATTAATTTGAGGATTCATATTCCAATTGAATTAGAAATTTCACAATCTATCTAAAATAGAAATTCCATaacttaaacaatttaaattaaatccaaatttctCTTATTATCTcagtttaaatttaattatcttctctAGTTTAGATccaaactccaaaattaaagatgataaaatttaaaaccacaatttcctcttttccttcctaaatctcaaattccttttaatttccaaaatcctaatccttttccttttctttattttcaaatctttatttaaaataatccaaaatttcaaatatcttatcaaattaatctcaaaccaattaacttctcaaattaacttaattttgacttcaaaaccaaaattaaagagaaCATACAATCCAATAGTTGAGATAAATTACATCcttataaatatttaatcaatttaaaattatactTTCCTTCAAgtaaattaatccaattaacTTCAACAACCACTCTATTTCTCGAATTAACCCACCAAAAGGGTTAATCTTACTAAAAGTAAACACCTAAAAAAAGTGTAataccaaatagaaactaattTAAAAGCTGAAAAACCAAAATGAGATTTAAGcctaaatctatttttattttttatttttgttttttttactacAACATTGTGCTGATAATAAAATTGGATTTCTCTGAAGCTAAACAATAAAGAGGAAATGAGTAAACATAAGAAACAACAAGTACATTACATTGAGAGAGGATAGTAATATTGGAATCGAATAACAGAAACGGCGAGAGAGATCTAAAATCAACCGGAAGGGGGCTCCGTTGATTGGGCCTGGGGAGACTGGGCCTCGAGCTTTTGGGCCTCGAGATCTTGTGTGGGGAGAGGAGTTGGTTTGATCCGATTGAACGGAGAGAGAAGAATGAGAGTGGCCATTGAGAGGAAAGCAAGGAAGAGAATGGCAGTGGCAATATTGGCCTTATCGAAGAAATCATCTATCAACGATTTCTGCTCATCCACTTGTGGACTGAAGAACCCGTAATCTTCCCCAAATTCCTTCTCAACTGTTGAATGTGAATCCACGAAACTTTTCAGCTCTGCAGAGACCGCAAAGCCAGCCCCAGCAGCCGTGGCCAACACCCAAGTTATCACCTGCATATACATTCCCGATATTCCATGGCATTTGACTCGCTCATAAGCCCAAAGTTTTAAAGaaattaacaataataattgGTTATGCCACCAACCTGGTCTGCGTAGTAGTTGAATTGTGGAAGCCCATTCCAAAGGGGTATGTTTTGGGTAAGCAGATGGTATATGGAGAAACTCAGTTGTAAAATTGTATGGGCCAACCCTATAATTGCAACAGACAACATGTACCTGCATTGCATTGCAAGAACAGTATGAGCAAAGCATAACCCACAGGCCACAACACAAATTTCTGGTAGTGAATTTGTCATGATTGTTACTGTAAATGAAATTGATGGGCAGAGCAGAGAAGAACCTGTATCCATGGACATCATTGAAGGTTGCTTTGAAGCCACTAATGAGGGCCAATTTGTCAGTAGCAATTACGACTAAGGCGATGAGAAGacatatgaagatgaagattctAAGTCCAACCCCGATCAACGCTACCACCTTAGGATCCATTGAGCTTCCCTGCCTTGCCTTTATAGCTATATCCCATCCCTTTCCTCTTTCCTTCTTTTTATACCATCAATACCAATAGCTCTGTCTCGGTTACATCAAAAAATGGAAACAATGAGCCACCCAGCTTTGGTCATGGCTCCCTGCCTTGCAATCAAATGTCTTTTACTTCAGGCTGATCCACATTTCCACAATAGCTGGCTTGCCTTCttcatttctatattttacATTTGGTGGTATGCTAAGTTATATTTAAATCTCAACCATCCTCCTCATATCAAAACAATAATGAGTTGAGTTGGGGTTAACTAACACAATATGTGATGGTTAATCCTGTTGGttctcatttattttttaaaatttatgaagaatgtttaaccattgatttttttttcctcttctatACATACTTGTTATGTAGTTTTATGTCATTTGGAACAGTCAACTTATTTctggtttaaataaaaattgaggaAAGGACGGAGCAAACGAATTAAGATCCTGGACTGGACGAGTATTTCATCATAAAACGGGTGTTAGACGCTTGAGAGGAAGAACAATAATGTATTGGACAAAgttcaaattaaaacaaaagtgTTGCAACTAATGTAATGGTACAAACTCCGTTCCCCAAGTTCGTGCTTGGCACGGTCCTCCATCCTGCCACCATGCCGCTGCCCTGCTCTTAGAGCATAATATCTAAAGAAATTGCTGTTCCCTTTTTAAGACATCatcaaaaagaacaaaaaaaggaCTGCTGCAAGTAACTTTTCTACATAGAAACCTATGaatatgaaaaagaaacacAACTCGTCTTCTCAGTATAGAGTGATGGGAGTGATGGGTACCCAGGACTACTCGCACTTGATGGACCGATATATGTGGCGCACAAAAAGCAAAGCTGCTCGAAAACCAATTGCTCCAAGCATCAGGAAGAAGCCGTAGCAGACACAAGCCATGTAGCCGAAGAAAAATGATGTTTGCATAAACCCAGACATATCTGAGCGAGCATAGTAGTAGTACAAACAATATGCATAGATAAATAAGCCAGTTGACCCACCGCAAAGAAAAGATCTGCAAAAGAATGAAGACAAAAGGAGTTAACAAACTAAGCATGGCTTTATATTCCAAGTCACCTGTCCTTGAAGGGCTAGACATATTATACAAAATTATTGGAAGCACATTTCAACAGTTATATAACACTCCAAAGATGTTCAAATACCTACATAAACTGCCATCTAATCCAACCTTGCCAACACTAGCACGTAAATGCAATCTATGTGAGTACTATGAGAAATCTGCCAGCAAATCTTCAACTAATATGCAATCTGACAGCAAATATTCAGCAGCCTTGAATAATAACATCCTCATATAAACACCTTTCTTGCATGCTTAAGCAACCgatttttcaaattaacaaaagctAACAAAAGAGTAACGTTTAAGAAAGGGGAGAAAACGGAAGATGAGAAAGTAAAAAAtcatccttttttattttttaggaaCAACTCAATCATCCTGACTGACTATCATGAACTTTTAAGAACATTTACCTCATAAACAAATTCATTTCTCATAAATGTCATGTTCGACTAGAAATCATTTCATAATTAATGAAAACAAACTTCATCAGataattgatggaaaaaaaatgagcaaaaataATATCCACCTGAATTAATCTGCTAATAATTAGAATTGTAAATTAGTTAGGATGAAAAGGAAACACACATGACGAACATTAAACTAAAGAGTGCAACGAATCATTAGCTAGCTCATAGGGGCAGCAGTTGCATACCTCCACCACCATTCATGGTCCTCGGCAGCAAGTTGGAAGTATGTTAATGCCACAGTAATGAATGCCGTAACTATCAAGAGAATGATGAAGACAATAAACAAGATGCTGTATATGGTGTAAATCCTGTGGCCCCACACACTGGCAAATATGTAGTATAACTCAATATATATGGCACTGAAAGGCAGGAATCCAGCCATTGCCATCTGCGGAATTGTCCCACGGTACCAAGGCAGAGGTGGAATCTCTCTAGGATATTTAGTGGTACGAACTGGAGCTTGGAATTCAGCCTTGCTGTTTTTACCAGCAATCCCACCCAACACCAGCAAAGGTGATGTTACAAGAGTCCATATGAGAACTATTACAACAATAGTACCAAAAGGAAGGGCAGCAGTTGCTGTGTAGGCAATTGCAACGGTATTTAGAAAGCAAAATGTCAGAAACAGAGGCCCACAGAAAAGGCATCCCGTCAACAGTAGATTCCTAACCTATCATTGAGAAATTGAAGACCTTGTTAACCCAAAATACTGAagtaattgaaagaaaaataattcaaaGAGAAAGTACCCAGTTTGTTCCCTCGAGCTGGCAGTAAAAGGAAGTTGCGACATAGCCAGCAATCCCAGATGTGAGAGCATAGATTACAACTAGTGCAGTAAATAAAGCCCCTCGGTTGTATGGATAAAACACGCCAACAAGTGCAAGTATGAAAATGAACACAGTACTGTAGAGATAAATGTTCAGCgtagttaataaaaaatatatatatattggggATGGGGGAAACCATAGGTTTCTAAATATTAGCTTTGATAACAAGATGCGCTATTACTTACAGTGTAAAGAGTTGGGTACCAGAACCAAGACAGGCTGCAAAAAGAGACTTGTGTTTTGGGTACCTAAATACATCCCCGTGTATGTATTTCCATCCAGTCTCTTCCTGGTCCTCAGCTGATTCCTCATCATGGGCATATCTATATCATAGACACAAAAGGGTAAGAGAGAAAGAGGGGGGGAAAACCAACAAACACTGGAAAAAAAAGAATACTAGATCTTCTTACTTGACAAAGTCATTTTTAAGTACTCGCATAAGAATGGTGGCGAGAAATCCAGTAAGGAGAAGGACAGTCACACATGAGTTTATAATTGAGAACCAATGAATTTCCAAATGATGAGGTAATGACGACGACTGGGAGTACTTATCCATCCTATTCTCAAATGGGGTGGTTGTCTCCTTCCATTTTACAGTGTATAGAAATTCGACATCGACTTCCTTATCCTCTGTAAGATCAACAAGGGCATTGGGGTCCGTTCTGACATTTATTTCAATAACCCGATCcttgttataaaatatatcaaaatggATATGCTTGTACAGGTAATATTTGAAATCACTAGGATCTTTTCCTTCCTTGTCAACCTTCCCTATGAAACCCCAAATTGGCAAATCATCATAATACATTTGAAAGTAGTAGTCCTTGTCTACTGCAGAACGAAATCTAGCAACATCTTCCTTTGAAAGTTTTTTCTTGCAAACAGTAACAGAATCCTTCTCTTGCAAGAAGTCAAGTTTGTATGGGGCACTAACTAAACGATCTCCATTTAATACTTCACCAAGAGCCTCCTTTTTCTCCTTCACGTCATCTGCAATTTAGATTCATCTAATTGGTTTTCCAAATTCTAACTAACAAATATGGGAATCAGCACAATAGATACATACCTGGTATGCAGAATGGGAGATCGAAGTAGCGGTAAGTTTCACTGTGaccaaaagaaaagagaaatataatatatgtcAGATGAAATATGGGGCAGCAAATTACAAGACCTTCTAACGCCTATGCAGCTGTATCGCATACTTTTCATAAGTTAGAGTCTCCgtaaaaaacttatttctaagaaCCAACAAAAAGATAAAGTCGATCCTTTAGCATGAAAGACGGAAATTCGGATATTCTAGCAAGAAGGCACGCCACAAAACAAAGTCAGTGAGGCTGCCACTTTGTTTAGGAATAAACAGAAAATCTTGAAGACGGTATCTCGAGTGTCTTGAATATTCCTCATGTGTTTAACGGTAGACGAactttaagaagaaaaaaaattgcagTAATTTAGCTAAACATTAAGCAGATCGGAAGTGACATTTAGCGGTCAACGCATTGACTGCAAAAATTAGCTCAGATCTGTATTGAAATCACCAAATCTACAAGTAATTCAATCCAATGAAAGCTAGCCAGTGGTAAAATCGTAGATCTTATGAGAGAATGAAGGAGGGGGAAGTAGGGGATTTGAGGAGAAGGAAGTGGAATTACCTGGGATTATGAAATGGGCCAACTTTGTTAGCATAGAGAGGAACAGAATCTCCATCCTTATAGCGATGATCCGATCCATCAGATCTCACCGGAACAGATCCGCAGAGGAGAACAAGTAAGGCGATGAAAACCACCGCCCCAAATCTTCCCATTGTGAAGGAAGCAGAGAGGTAGAAGCAGGGAGTGGACAGAGAAGAAGGGGAAATGGGAAGAAGGGGATGGGATGGGATTGCGATATAATGGGGGGTTTAGAGAAATGACGAGGGAAGAGGGTGTTTTAAGGTCGGAAGTCGAGGGTTGGGTTAAGGCTGGGGTTTGTTTGCTGGATCTGAGCCTGAGCCTGAGCCTGAGCCTGAGCCTGCGCTCACACACACTGTGAAACTGAAAGAGATGTGGCGTCGTTTAAAGATGTTTGATGCCTCACCTACGCCCTACAGTGGCGGCCTTTGCAAGGGCATTTCTTTGCCCTTTCTTTCCTTTTACGCTAACATCTTCTCTTTCCTTAATCTTTGACATTACCATTCCCTTGGTTTTAATCTTCATCTAACCAATTACAGTTCGGTGACAGTGTGTTAATTCTTTTCGTTTCTTTTTAGTAGTTTGATCTTTTCAGTACTTATTGTAATATATCATATGATTCTGGTCAAATGTTCAAATGATCATATTAAAACAACTATAACTCAATTCGCATAAATATGTGGTTCGAATCTTCCTACcttcttttgtaaaaaaaatgttcaGAAAATCCTATCCTACCAAATTTAAACATAGTTTCAGAGgataaaagttttctttttcgttCTAAAATTTAAATGCATTACTGCATTCAAGTCctcttttttatgtttaaatattGATATACTGATGTATTTCAATactttaatatatcatttagGGTCATTTGTTTTTTGGGAATGGAATAATCGGAATCTTTAGATGTCtagtgtcacggtcatgcttgtccagcaCGTGTTACCCATGACCGCATGTCCGCCTCCACCtctttttactatgctttcTTTCTATGTATCCTTTTGCTAGgtagttagttttatatgtacttttcttaATGAGTGGCCACTCGCCCAtttccatatgcaagggtggcggatgtatttttgttcataatgcactatatggggataagactaacaatcacttcctcatacccggagtagtatgttataaagctgttattgttgcttattgctttctagcctactactatctttctcttctccattcatacattcaaactgtttacgaaaaccttttctttaaacccgttttctaaaaccgttttctctAAACGGGGTGGATGTTGCGAGAGGTACTCAGTGTGCCATCGGCGTTCCGTATTCAAATTGGCTGACTTGTTTGTGAGGGGAAACAAGTGTCACACAATCATTAAGCGAAGCTTCTGAAAgtgcgattgtgacagttggtatcaaagccaagtCGGCTGTTGGAGTTGAGAAGTTGTGGTCATGTTGCTACAAAGCAGTTGGACAAATCCCATGTTGACCGATTGGTCGAGATTGAAGAGCAAATGCTCTATTTAATAGAAGTCCCTGATCAAGTTTGATACCTAGAGACTCAGCTACAAGAAGTCGCTGACAAGGCCGATGAAATTGATGTTGTGGCTGGCCGCTTAGATGGGATGCCCGTCAGAGAATTGTTGACAAGGGTTGAGACCCTAGAGGAAAAAATACGATGAGTGGGCTTCTCGAGCATGGGGATAGTTCGTCGGCCTCTGCTGCCCCAATAGAAGAGCGTGTCAAAGAACTAGACAGCTCGCGGAGAGCGATCATTCATATGGTGACTAAATTGTCTGAAGACTTTCAAGCCACCATTGATGTCATCCAGGCAGAGATTGCGGACATTAGTGTAAGAGTTAACCTTACCATGAGAGCGATGGGAAATCAAGCCCTAGTCGAAGGTGCAGTCCAATTCAATAGGGTGAAAGTACCCGAGCCTAAGCCCTTTTATGGGACTCGCGACGCAAAAGCGctagaaaattttatctttgacaCGGAACAGTATTTCAAGGCTACAAACACAATGACTGAAGAGTCGAAGATCACCCTAGCGATGATGCACCTAGCAGAGGATGCCAAGTTATGGTGGAGGCCCCATTTCATGGACGTCCAAGAGGGTCGGTGCACTATCGACACGTGGGAGTGACTGAAACAAGAGTTGCGTTCTCAGTTCTTCCCCAAAATTGTTGAGATTTTGGCAAGACGCAAGCTACGGGAATTGAAACATACTAGTACTATTAGGGACTATGTGAAACAATTTGTCGGATTGATGTTAGATATAAGAGATATGTTCGAAAAAGACAAAATTTTCTGTTTTGTTGAAGGCCTGAAACTATGGGCAAAAACAAAACTGTATGAGCAGAGAATACAGGATCTCTCAACCGCATATGCAGCGGCCGAACGATTGTTCGACTTGATTGATGAATCTCAAGAGATGAGGCAACACTCGAAATCCCCTAATAGAGGGAGAAAGAGCAACGGTTCGAGCCTATCGAGAAATAGTGGGGGAGATAAAGACACTAGTGGGGATAGTAAACTACCTTACCAGACGATTGGGAATACGTGGCGACAGCAgtattaaaagaatttttatcGGCCCTTATCCTGTTATATGTGCAAGGGACAACACAAAGTGAGCAAATGTCCAGAACGAGTAGCCTTTAATGTTTTTCATCCTCATTAGCTTTAGACTAGAAAGGCAAAGCTGTTCAGGTAAAGGATGAAAATGTACAAGTAGAGGAAGATAAAACCCCACAGGTTGGGGCCCTGAGATTTTTAGCTGCTCTCCAGAAGGATGTAGGAGAAGCAAAGGGACCCCAAAAAGGAAAACTAATATATGTTGATGCTTGGGTCAACCATAGATCAGCCAAAAGCATCATGATCGATTTGGGGGCCACCCATAATTTTATGTCCAAAACTGAAGCCAGACGGTTAAATCTCCTTTGAGAATGAAGTTCAGGTAAAATGAAAGTAGTGAACTCTACAGCCTTGCTGATTACAGGAATGGCAAAGAGAACAATTGTAAAGTTGGGGGACTGGAATGGCCCTATTGATTTCATGATTGTCAAGAAGGATGACTTTGACGTGGTGATGGAAATGGAGTTCTTGCTTGAGCACCAGGTAATACCGATACCCCTCACCAAGTGTTTGGTGATCACAGGGTCTACGCCCACCATTGTACATGCCGAGATCAAACAGAAAAATTGGATAAGGATGATCTCGGCTCTCCAGTTGGAGAAGAACTTTACCCACGAGCCAGTCGAAACCACGGAAGAGAAGGGCCCCCAAGACATTTTACGTGTCTTGGAACAACGTCGTGTTACTGAGTAGGATATTTTACATAAGTCCCTACCTCCAaagaggggaagaagaagaggaagaaagcCCAGACACCGAGAATTCTTACTAAAGGActaggttcgagtaaatttgTGCCTGGGACAGTTTCGAAGTCAATGATAAAGAGAACATCGCCTTGTGAACAGCTTTAGAGGACTGGTGGAAGTCATCGAAAGGGTTGGGAAAGCTTCTTATCGAGTGCAATTACCATCATGGATGGAGATTCATCCTATCATCCACGTAAGTAGNCTTCTTATCGAGTGCAATTACCATCATGGATGGAGATTCATCCTATCATCCACGTAAGTAGACTGAAACCCTATCATCACAACCATGCCGAGGAGAGATGTAGGGTGGTGACCCGTCCGCATGCCACAACAAAGAGAATGGTAGGAGAAGAAGCCAATGAGAGATGAAAGACCAGAACTAAGTTGGGAAAAGTTCTTGGAAAAGTGGAGAAGCCTCCAAGACAGATAAGTTCGTCGAGAGTGCGTGGAAGGCCTCAAAGGCAACTGCTTAATTGTATGCTGAGTTCGAGCAGAGTCAGTTGACAGGGACATTGACCAATTgagtgggggagaatgtcacAAGGTCATGCTTGTACAGGGCGTGTTACCCATGGTCGCATGTCCGCCTCCACCTCTTTTTATTATGCTTTCATTCTGTGtatttccttttgctaggtagttagttttatatgtacttttcttaATGAGTGACCACTCGTCCATTTCCATATGCAAAGGCAGCGGATGTGTTTTTGTTCATAATGCACTagatggggataagactaaccatcacttcctcattCCCAgagtagtatgttataaagttgttgttgtttattattttctagCCTACTAtaatctttctcttctctattcaTACATTCAAACTGTTTGCGAAAGCCTTTTCTTCAAACCTGTtttctaaaatcattttctctaaaacgggggtggaggttgcgagaggcactcggtgtgccattaACGTTCCGTATTCGAATAGGCTGATTTGTTTGTGAGCGGAAACAAGtgtcgcacaatcgctaagtgaAGCTTATGAAAGTGCGATTGTGACACCTAGTATTATAGACGCTCGTAATTACAGATGTCCAACATCTTTAGataaccatgtttgttttgtaggaatgTTTTTGCATATATCTTGGAACACTTGGATAACTGTATTTGT encodes:
- the LOC120083017 gene encoding CASP-like protein 4D1, which translates into the protein MDPKVVALIGVGLRIFIFICLLIALVVIATDKLALISGFKATFNDVHGYRYMLSVAIIGLAHTILQLSFSIYHLLTQNIPLWNGLPQFNYYADQVITWVLATAAGAGFAVSAELKSFVDSHSTVEKEFGEDYGFFSPQVDEQKSLIDDFFDKANIATAILFLAFLSMATLILLSPFNRIKPTPLPTQDLEAQKLEAQSPQAQSTEPPSG
- the LOC120083016 gene encoding transmembrane 9 superfamily member 3 encodes the protein MGRFGAVVFIALLVLLCGSVPVRSDGSDHRYKDGDSVPLYANKVGPFHNPSETYRYFDLPFCIPDDVKEKKEALGEVLNGDRLVSAPYKLDFLQEKDSVTVCKKKLSKEDVARFRSAVDKDYYFQMYYDDLPIWGFIGKVDKEGKDPSDFKYYLYKHIHFDIFYNKDRVIEINVRTDPNALVDLTEDKEVDVEFLYTVKWKETTTPFENRMDKYSQSSSLPHHLEIHWFSIINSCVTVLLLTGFLATILMRVLKNDFVKYAHDEESAEDQEETGWKYIHGDVFRYPKHKSLFAACLGSGTQLFTLTVFIFILALVGVFYPYNRGALFTALVVIYALTSGIAGYVATSFYCQLEGTNWVRNLLLTGCLFCGPLFLTFCFLNTVAIAYTATAALPFGTIVVIVLIWTLVTSPLLVLGGIAGKNSKAEFQAPVRTTKYPREIPPLPWYRGTIPQMAMAGFLPFSAIYIELYYIFASVWGHRIYTIYSILFIVFIILLIVTAFITVALTYFQLAAEDHEWWWRSFLCGGSTGLFIYAYCLYYYYARSDMSGFMQTSFFFGYMACVCYGFFLMLGAIGFRAALLFVRHIYRSIKCE